One part of the Marinobacter sp. M3C genome encodes these proteins:
- the mprF gene encoding bifunctional lysylphosphatidylglycerol flippase/synthetase MprF, with protein MSNNGLSKSAIAWPVLIGLVLFGLAIWFIHRELAHLDLRIILAQIAATPPGLILLAVAATAGSYFTLTAYDRLALRWIERPFTHRRIVLASFTAYALANNVGFGVLSGGAVRYKLYGGWGLSAAEIAKIIGFVALTTVLGISTILGIAAIGEGQRLAGLVGLPGWFGPLFGVVVLLIPLGWLVLAALKVVKLTWRDHTLAVPSLPIATGQIAVSLIDHAFAALALYVLLPDSVGFGPLGFLGLYIIANTVGLISNVPGGIGVFDAVILLAVPHEANASTVAALVTYRVIYYLLPLGLAGLLFAGHTLRHSGRGLMTWSLPLAPSLFAVLVFVSGLLLLVSGATPSIESRVGWLNAIVPLGVIELSHFFGSLVGVALLLVADGLRRRIDAAWLLACGFLAAGILFSLLKGADYEEALGLTVTLVILLPCRRAFDRKTRLLALTPSPSWLVTSAAGVAACLWLGFFAYRHVDYVNDLWWSFMLDEDAPRFLRASVGVVLVLAIVALRLVLRPAPALFTLPEADDLTRAEGVIQHADGLGSSASLALLGDKYLLYSPSGESFIMFGIQGVSWIAMGEPVGRQNERRNLVWSFVEACHRHGGRPAFYQITPDAMPMLAEVGLAFQKLGEQAYVPLGQFDLQGPAKAKLRQTWNRGQRDKLVFTVVAKAEVPAIINDLRTISDQWLGNKNAKEKGFSLGRFDADYIRRFPVALLRLEGRIVAFANLWTTPDCRELSIDLMRYVEDAPHGVMDLLFIELMLWGRQEGYAEFDLGMAPMSGLEARALAPRLSRAGALVFRHAEHFYNFQGLHAYKDKFDPVWRPRYLAAHPGIEMALTLGDTALIISGGMRGLISQ; from the coding sequence ATGTCAAATAATGGGTTGAGCAAGTCGGCCATAGCCTGGCCGGTGCTGATCGGGCTGGTGTTGTTCGGATTGGCAATCTGGTTCATTCATCGGGAACTGGCGCACCTTGATTTGCGCATCATCTTGGCGCAGATCGCTGCCACGCCGCCGGGCCTTATTCTGCTTGCCGTTGCTGCCACGGCGGGCAGTTATTTTACCCTTACCGCCTACGACCGGTTGGCGCTGCGCTGGATCGAGCGCCCCTTCACTCATCGCCGTATCGTTCTGGCCTCTTTTACGGCTTACGCGCTGGCGAACAACGTTGGCTTCGGCGTGCTCAGCGGGGGTGCTGTGCGTTACAAACTCTATGGAGGCTGGGGGTTGAGTGCTGCGGAGATTGCAAAGATCATAGGCTTCGTTGCTTTGACCACAGTTTTGGGGATATCGACCATTCTGGGGATTGCCGCCATCGGCGAAGGCCAGCGTCTGGCGGGGCTGGTGGGTTTGCCAGGTTGGTTCGGACCGCTTTTCGGCGTGGTTGTGCTGCTGATACCTCTGGGGTGGTTGGTGCTGGCGGCGTTGAAGGTTGTGAAACTGACCTGGCGCGACCACACCTTGGCGGTGCCGAGCCTGCCAATTGCGACTGGTCAGATCGCCGTGTCGCTCATTGACCATGCCTTCGCGGCGCTCGCACTCTACGTGTTGTTACCGGATTCGGTGGGATTTGGTCCTTTGGGCTTTTTGGGTCTTTATATCATCGCTAACACCGTTGGCCTGATCAGTAATGTACCCGGCGGGATAGGCGTTTTCGACGCGGTTATTTTGCTCGCTGTGCCTCACGAAGCCAATGCCAGCACGGTGGCGGCCTTGGTGACTTATCGCGTTATCTATTATCTTTTGCCGCTTGGCCTGGCCGGTCTATTGTTTGCGGGACACACGCTACGCCACTCCGGCCGGGGCTTGATGACCTGGAGCCTGCCCCTGGCGCCCTCGTTGTTCGCGGTTCTGGTGTTCGTCTCGGGCTTGCTGCTGCTTGTTTCGGGGGCGACGCCCAGCATTGAATCACGGGTTGGTTGGTTGAACGCTATTGTTCCTCTTGGCGTGATCGAGTTGTCGCATTTCTTTGGCAGCCTGGTGGGGGTGGCGTTGCTATTGGTCGCCGATGGGCTACGCCGCCGTATCGACGCCGCATGGCTTCTGGCGTGTGGCTTTCTGGCTGCTGGAATTCTCTTTTCGCTGCTGAAGGGAGCGGATTACGAAGAGGCGTTAGGGCTAACGGTCACCTTGGTAATCCTGCTGCCATGTCGTCGCGCCTTTGATCGTAAGACCCGGCTGCTCGCCTTGACTCCATCCCCCAGCTGGTTGGTAACCAGTGCGGCGGGCGTAGCCGCCTGTTTGTGGCTTGGCTTTTTCGCCTACCGTCACGTCGATTACGTCAACGATCTATGGTGGTCCTTCATGCTTGATGAGGACGCGCCGCGTTTTTTGCGGGCAAGTGTCGGTGTCGTTCTGGTGTTGGCAATCGTGGCGCTGCGGCTGGTTCTGCGTCCCGCACCCGCGCTGTTCACCTTGCCAGAGGCCGACGACCTGACCCGGGCTGAAGGCGTGATTCAACATGCCGACGGGTTAGGTAGCTCCGCCTCGCTTGCACTGCTCGGCGACAAGTACTTGCTGTACAGCCCCAGTGGCGAAAGCTTCATTATGTTCGGCATTCAGGGCGTCAGTTGGATCGCGATGGGGGAGCCGGTTGGCCGTCAGAATGAGCGACGGAACCTGGTGTGGTCTTTCGTGGAAGCCTGTCATCGACATGGTGGACGACCGGCGTTCTATCAGATTACGCCAGACGCTATGCCGATGCTGGCAGAGGTGGGCCTGGCCTTCCAGAAGCTTGGCGAGCAGGCCTATGTGCCGCTCGGACAGTTCGATCTGCAAGGTCCGGCCAAGGCCAAGTTGCGCCAGACCTGGAACCGTGGTCAACGCGATAAACTCGTTTTCACGGTAGTGGCCAAAGCGGAAGTACCTGCCATCATCAACGATTTGCGGACGATTTCAGATCAATGGTTGGGCAACAAAAACGCTAAAGAGAAGGGGTTCTCCCTCGGACGTTTCGATGCCGACTACATTCGCCGTTTCCCCGTCGCGCTACTGCGCCTTGAAGGGCGCATCGTGGCCTTCGCTAACCTCTGGACAACACCGGATTGCCGCGAGTTATCCATTGATCTAATGCGCTATGTTGAGGACGCGCCCCATGGGGTGATGGATCTCTTGTTCATTGAGCTGATGCTGTGGGGACGACAGGAAGGCTATGCGGAATTCGACTTGGGCATGGCGCCTATGTCGGGGCTGGAAGCGCGAGCGCTGGCACCCAGGCTGTCCCGAGCCGGGGCGCTGGTATTTCGTCATGCTGAACACTTCTACAACTTTCAGGGCTTGCACGCCTACAAAGATAAATTCGACCCGGTCTGGCGCCCCCGTTATCTGGCGGCGCACCCCGGGATCGAGATGGCGCTAACGTTAGGTGACACGGCGTTGATCATTAGCGGCGGCATGAGAGGGTTGATAAGCCAATGA